AGTTACACCTTCAGACCTTGGCTTCCTTGAGGAAGATAACTATCACGTTTGACCCAAGCAAAACAGTCCAGATGGCAAGCAAATTTAGCACGACATTCCCCTTGATTATTGTCACAGGAAAACCCAAAGTTCCTGCAGCTCAAAAGAGATGTAGTgtgataaattaaaaagaataagtGTGTAACATGGGTTTCTTGCAGAAATGAGAAACTACatgaaacaaagaaaaagaaggtGATACTAGTTTCGAAAATgatagttttacaaattattcttgagattgcAACACAACAGAAACAGGCAACCTTTATGAAACTATAGGCTTGTAGGAATTACAGCAATGCCGCAAGATTTTAAGTGAAgaatcaaaaaaacaaaatattttgggCAGTATACTGAGCCAAGAGGACCTTATCAAACGCCTTAGAAAGAATAACTGTATATTTTTGTCTCAAGACACAGAGAACTTGCAATATTGTGAAGTTGGAAATGAACAGAAGGCAAAGTTAGATAATGAATTGGGTGCATCGGGAAAGATTTCTTAGAATTTTCAACAGTCCTATTATTTGGACATTATCAGGAAAAAATTAGGCAAAGTAGCATTGCTCTGGACAACCATCCACAAGATGCTGACTAGTAAACTACTTGAGATTCTAACATAAAACACCCTAACAGTAACGAGCTACATACATCCTTCAGACTCAAGCCATAAAGAGCTGCTCTTGTCTCCACAAATGGCCAATCAAAGAAGTCACCGTTATATGTTACATAGATACCGGGCTTCACCACTTGCATGTGTGCAAACCAGTGACAAAGGAGTCCTTCCTGCAACAAAATAATGTTGTAGAAGAGTGAGTGACTCAATCATGAAGAAATACAGCGTACAAAATTACAGAAAAAGCAGTACCTCATTTTTTACATTTGTCACTTTAAAATGCCCTTCATATTCTGGTTTTGGGGTATACTCTATATCCTCAATATCTTCCGCAACACACTGAAAATTCAGAACAAATAGTTTCTGTTAATGTATTAGAGCAAATTGGCTATAattgcataaaataataattaatgtactttttgaaaaaattaaatatgggtCTTTGTTTATAGATGTATTGCTTAAGACTTAGCTTCAAGGAGGAGTCTCACTAACAATAACAAGCTAAATAATCGATGCTAAGACCCTAAATGGGCAAACACAGTGAAGATGATCATGAAGCCTAtcactaatttaaatttttttgaagataGCAGAATCAGATTAGAAAGTAAGTGTAAAAAACACAAATGCAATACAGAATAAGCACCTCTCTGTTAATGATGAGATAGCCCTGGCCATCAACCATGTATGAGATCATCATTACGGAATCATATTCGGCATCAGGAAATTTAAGAGGAAGCTTTGTGGTTTCAATATCAAAGGCGCAAACATGAACTTCAGCTCGCTGCAAGAGATCAGTCCTCTTCTCCAACATAACACCAGAGCTAGATACACCGACATCGTACCACTGACCACATCTAACGTCTAATAAATGTAAATTTCAACGTTAAGACCAGAGCACATAAACAATCAATCCTAAAATTTAGAGACTTCAGAAAAATTAACATTGGAAAGGAAATCACCAATGTCAATGGCAAAGCGAACATGGTTGGGGACATCATATTCACGTAGATCAGTGATATAATCTATAAAATCTTGACTTCGCTGCTTGCTGCATGTCAGAAAACAATCACCTCAAGATTGACATACCACATGATGAATCTTAAATGAAAAGATTGGTATAAATTAATAAGGGAATTAAACACTGTCAAAATAACCAATGATTATCTAAAACATATGTGAACTTCATTAAGTACTTAATGGATGGACGCTTatggttattgatattacttCAAAATATCTGAGACTACCTTTTCCCCGTCAGTATAGATTCATATGCTTCTATAGTATCAAACTTTGTTTGATTTCTCTCAACAATGTGTGTTAGATCACGCTTCACATCCATCAATTCTTGGACAGTGTCAAATGATATCTTTAAATATGATCTGTGTAGGCCAGACAGATGGTTTTTCTGAAACATACGAAATAAATGTCAGAAAGAGATCTCGATGGCATAAAAAACAGATAGTATAGGTATGAACCAGCAGTCAGCCAACATGACTAAATCATATTCTCAACTAATTAGTATCACCCATATAGATCTTGTTCTTTCATTGTGCCCTACCTT
Above is a window of Capsicum annuum cultivar UCD-10X-F1 unplaced genomic scaffold, UCD10Xv1.1 ctg9114, whole genome shotgun sequence DNA encoding:
- the LOC124895703 gene encoding DNA polymerase epsilon catalytic subunit A-like yields the protein MGPMDTYRKKNHLSGLHRSYLKISFDTVQELMDVKRDLTHIVERNQTKFDTIEAYESILTGKSKQRSQDFIDYITDLREYDVPNHVRFAIDIDVRCGQWYDVGVSSSGVMLEKRTDLLQRAEVHVCAFDIETTKLPLKFPDAEYDSVMMISYMVDGQGYLIINRECVAEDIEDIEYTPKPEYEGHFKVTNVKNEEGLLCHWFAHMQVVKPGIYVTYNGDFFDWPFVETRAALYGLSLKDELWVFL